The window TCTGCAGGCTATCATCAAGTACTTATACCTTTTGACGAAATAGCCCCCTATATCGACTACCCTAACCTACACTTTATCAATATTACGCCGAACCGAACGGATGACAGCGACTCTGATCCAATTACTTTTGTGTTTGGCTTTGTTGGCTTTATTCAGCAAGGCTACCATTTGAAGAATGCAGGAAATGAATCTCAAGGGAGAGATAAAAGCGTCAAAGTAATGGTATGGGATTTAGACAATACCCTGTGGGATGGAATTTTGGTTGAAGATGGTGAGGAAGGGATCAATCTCAAGGAGGGAATCAGAAATGTAATTGAAACACTGGATAAAAGAGGCATTGTGAATTCCATAGCGAGTAAAAATGATCACCAAAAGGCGTGGAGAAAACTAGAATCATTGGGCCTCAGTCACTATTTTGTATTTCCACAAATAAATTGGGATCCCAAAAGCCAAAACATACGTCGTATTTCAGAAGATTTTAATGTTGGTCTTGATTCGATTGCTTTCATTGATGACTCTCCATTTGAAAGGAGCGAGGTAAAGCGCTCGCTGAAGAGTGTTCGTGTTTTTGAACATGACCAGTATATGTCACTGCTAAACATGAGGGACTTCAACCCAAGCGTTTCTTCAGAGTCGAGCAGTCGGAGGGACTTTTATATCAGTCAACACAAACGCTCATCCACATTGACGGACTTCAATGGTTCATACTTCGAGTTTATTAAGGAATCTGAAATCAATTTATCAATCGGTCGAGCCGATATTAATAATATTGACCGTGTACATGAGCTTATACAGCGCACAAACCAGATGAACTTTTCAGCGACACGCTATGATAGAGAAAGGCTCATGAATTTATTACAAGACGACTTGATGTTACCTCTATACCTTATGGCTAGAGATAAATTTGGTGATTATGGGACAGTGGGCTTTTGCTTAATAGATATCACTAAACACACAGTGACAGACCTAATGTTTAGTTGCCGAGTACAATCTAAGCGTGTCGAGCATGCTTTTATTTACTATTTGCTTGATCTGTGTCGTCAAGCTGCTTGGCACTCTCTTAAAGTTGAATATCTACCCACGGAGAGGAACCGACAAACTGCCAAAGTTTTCCAAGATCTTTCTTTCAAAAAAGTAGATGGGGCTGACAGAATAACTATTTGGGAAAAAGAGACGACAAAACCTATTGAAGGTGAGGGGTTAATCGAAATTAGCAGCAACGGAATATCCTTGGCCCCGATAAACAAGTCTTAAGCACAGGGAGGTTGCATCCGAGCAATCATTGAAAAAAGTAATAATCACTTTAGTAAATAAATTTTTGATCAGACTCCCGTTTTATCAATGTGTAATAAAGGTATTGCTGAAAATAGGTGAGTCAATCAACGTACATAAAAACCCCTTTCGTGCAGGTGGCAAGAAAGGGACCAGCTTATTTTTCGAAACTAAGTAAGAATCGCAACTATTTCAGAGTCTTAGTTATTTTATTAAGAAATGCTTAACGAACTCAGTAATTTTCACCATGTCGTCAACGGCAATGAATTCTTCAGTGGTGTGTACTTTTGCCATACCAGTAGAAAGGTTTACCGTTGTTAGACCTTTCTTGTTGAAGTTGTTTGCGTCGCTACCGCCACCAGTGCCTTTTGTGAATGCATCGATGCCCATGTCAGCAAATGCCGCTTTGATTGCTGAGACGTGAGAGTTGTCTTCTTCGATAACAAATGCGTCGTACGCGCGGCTTGATTCGATTTCAACTTCTGCGCCGTGTTTTTCACATACCGACTCGAAGGTAGAGATCATGTGGTTCACTTGCGCTTCTAGCTTCTCACCGTTTAGAGAGCGTGCTTCAGCAACGATCTTCAGTTCTGGCATTACGATGTTTGTCGCTTGACCGCCGTTTACCATACCGATGTTTGCTGTGGTTTCTTCGTCGATACGAAGTAGCTTCATCTGGTTGATTGCATCTGCCGCTACCATGATTGCACTGATGCCTTCTTCAGGTGCTAGACCTGCGTGTGCTGGGCGGCCTTTGATTGTCGCAACGATTTTTTGCTGACCAGGTGCCGCTGTCACGATGGTGCCGACAGGACCGCCTGTATCCAGTACGATCGCTTCTTTAGACGTTACGTGCGCCATGTCGAAGTACTCAGAGCCGAACAGACCGCCTTCTTCATGTACAGTGAAAGCAAGCTCTAACGTTTTGTGCTTTAGGTTTTCAGCTTGGATGCAGCGAACCGCTTCCATGATTGCTGCGATGCCAGACTTGTCATCACCGCCAAGGATCGTATTGCCTTTAGAGCGAATGATGCCATCTTCGATGATTGGCTCAATGCCGATACCAGGCGTTACTGTATCCATGTGGCAGCTCATTAGGATAGAGCCTTCTTTCTTACCTTCTAGACGAGCGTACACGTTAAAGCCATTAGAAATGTGTTCTGGTACAGGTAGTTTGTGAACCGTAAAGCCTAGTTCGCCCAGTTGCTCAGCTAGAGTTTCTGCAATTTTTTTTTCATTCATAGATTCGCTGTCGATGCGAACCAGTTGGCAGAAATGTTCAACTAGACGTTCTTGATTAATTTGTGTCATTTGGATGTCTCTTTCTTTCTTGGTCGAGACCGCAGCGGTATAGAGTGCGAGCCCGAAAGGGAACAGAACACCTCTTATTACACAGCTAATCCAAGTGAAAGCTGTCTTGAATCAAAAAACGCCTCTGCCTGACATTATT is drawn from Vibrio campbellii CAIM 519 = NBRC 15631 = ATCC 25920 and contains these coding sequences:
- a CDS encoding M20/M25/M40 family metallo-hydrolase, with the protein product MTQINQERLVEHFCQLVRIDSESMNEKKIAETLAEQLGELGFTVHKLPVPEHISNGFNVYARLEGKKEGSILMSCHMDTVTPGIGIEPIIEDGIIRSKGNTILGGDDKSGIAAIMEAVRCIQAENLKHKTLELAFTVHEEGGLFGSEYFDMAHVTSKEAIVLDTGGPVGTIVTAAPGQQKIVATIKGRPAHAGLAPEEGISAIMVAADAINQMKLLRIDEETTANIGMVNGGQATNIVMPELKIVAEARSLNGEKLEAQVNHMISTFESVCEKHGAEVEIESSRAYDAFVIEEDNSHVSAIKAAFADMGIDAFTKGTGGGSDANNFNKKGLTTVNLSTGMAKVHTTEEFIAVDDMVKITEFVKHFLIK
- a CDS encoding HAD-IIIC family phosphatase encodes the protein MYQFEVLGDGDLNSIISIPEEVLQEFSKGEAFINNCVRYSVLQWEEHCTECAMPACYQTCDLYRARRDGHCRRFVNGMVPIHLPELNSPLVQVDFKRWGAMMSSGCVGVLNRDDAEKIQAKASKAEWIARRGTLTDQISFRGRKGIIARLATRYKKSIVEKSQPIELADAFCMQVYSEIPVDLSLVIRAKQGNEKRPPYQKRIVLSAGYHQVLIPFDEIAPYIDYPNLHFINITPNRTDDSDSDPITFVFGFVGFIQQGYHLKNAGNESQGRDKSVKVMVWDLDNTLWDGILVEDGEEGINLKEGIRNVIETLDKRGIVNSIASKNDHQKAWRKLESLGLSHYFVFPQINWDPKSQNIRRISEDFNVGLDSIAFIDDSPFERSEVKRSLKSVRVFEHDQYMSLLNMRDFNPSVSSESSSRRDFYISQHKRSSTLTDFNGSYFEFIKESEINLSIGRADINNIDRVHELIQRTNQMNFSATRYDRERLMNLLQDDLMLPLYLMARDKFGDYGTVGFCLIDITKHTVTDLMFSCRVQSKRVEHAFIYYLLDLCRQAAWHSLKVEYLPTERNRQTAKVFQDLSFKKVDGADRITIWEKETTKPIEGEGLIEISSNGISLAPINKS